Proteins encoded together in one Amblyomma americanum isolate KBUSLIRL-KWMA chromosome 1, ASM5285725v1, whole genome shotgun sequence window:
- the LOC144094466 gene encoding uncharacterized protein LOC144094466 — translation MRLWRAAVRVAVPDERQLQRSLEKRNAVNDSYCRFRLPTRNEGYLQLVRYTSLYIYRRQGMTHRTVYPPGAGGRVARFVPRPPGLLHAGGAKRGKICCTDGAVAQRQPVDTRCGATLQRTSRSEDRQNL, via the exons ATGCGGCTCTGGCGGGCTGCGGTCCGGGTGGCGGTTCCTGATGAGCGCCAACTCCAGCGATCTCTGGAGAAGCGAAATGCCGTTAATGAT TCCTACTGCCGCTTCCGTCTACCAACCCGGAATGAAGGTTACCTGCAGCTGGTCCGCTACACATCACTGTACATATACAGGCGACAAGGAATGACGCACCGCACAGTGTATCCACCAG GCGCAGGCGGCAGAGTCGCGCGGTTTGTTCCGCGCCCTCCAGGGCTGCTTCACGCCGGAGGTGCAAAGAGGGGCAAGATTTGTTGCACCGACGGAGCCGTCGCTCAACGACAGCCTGTGGACACCAGATGTGGCGCAACCTTGCAACGAACGTCTCGTTCGGAAGACCGGCAGAACCTTTGA